DNA sequence from the Nicotiana tomentosiformis chromosome 3, ASM39032v3, whole genome shotgun sequence genome:
GCAGATGAGAATGAATTGTACTGTGTGGTGTGTTCGAAGAAGTTTAAGAGCGAGAAACAGTGGAAAAATCACGAGCAGTCCAAGAAGCATAAGGAGAAGGTGGCAGCTTTGAGAGAAGCTTTTGATGATGAAGATTGTGAATACGAAGGGTTGGTGGAGGATGGGGTAAGTGAGGAGCAAAAGGTAGCTGATGGTGATAGAACATCTGATTTATCTGCGGATGATGGGGTGGATGAGTTAGCAGAGCAATTTGAAGGTAGTACGCGAATTCAAGAAGATGAACGTGAGGATGATGAGGTTCAAAGCAGCAATGAAGATGAGACCACATCACAGGGATTAGATGATGGGTTAAATTATCGAAGTGGCAGTGATTCAAAGGTAGTAGCCGATGAACTTGGATTAGATGATGATGAAGCAAGTGTACTTGAAGCTATGGTATCTGGCCGCAAAAGTAGGAAGAATGCAGGTCCAGCTGGCAGTCGTCAAATCTCAGCAAAGAATGTAAAGGGTGAAACCAGTAACGAGGAAATGGacttcatggaatataataatcttagaagtactaggagaAATAGGGGTGGCCGGAGACAAAGAAACAGGAGAccacaagaagaagaagacgaagaaggTGGAGGAGGAGATGTTAGATCTTATGCGACTAAAGTTGGTGTTAATACTGAGTTAGATAGTGCTTATAATGAGAGCTCAGCTTTCCAGGAGCCgtcatcagagtctccagcagAAACTGCTAATGATCACAAAGGAAGTGACCTTTCGCGAAATAGCGAAAAAGTTTCAAGCCAAGGTATGGACAAGAAAACTACCGCAAAGAAGGAGAAGAATACCAAATCAAAAGATGCAACCAAAGGAAGGAAACAGAAGGTACTCAAATGTTAATCTGTTCGAATGATAATTCTGTTTTGTTTGACGTCAATCTCTTTTTCCTATCCCCCCTCACCCACCCCCCTCTTTGACTATCTTGAGAATTTTCAACTTCTCTTCTACAGTTACCTACTCTTCGGGTTTCAAGTGAATCTTTAAAAGGACCAAAAACCTTCTTTTAGTTTTCTTATGATGTGACCAAGCTTTGACATTATGTATTGTAACACAGTTTCATATGAATTCAGGGAACATCGAAATTTTCTAGCAACTCGTGCGAGACATGTGGGGAGGAATTTGATACAAGGTTTGTGATGCTGCAGTCTCAGTCATGAATCTTTGTGTTGATCAATAAGGTTATATTTCCACTTGTTTCCCATATCTAATTATCTGCTTCTCCCATCATAGGAATCAATTACATAAGCATCTAGGAGCGACAGGGCATGCCAAACTAAAGTCTCGGTGATATTAGAGAATCTCGTTGTCTACAATTCAAGCTGATTGCTGGGAGTTTGGAGGCTCATTATTTGTTCGCTATTCTTATTCTTTGTGGTTTATATACGATTTAACATCATCATTTATACCATAGTCAATTCGAAATGAGCTAAAAATCAAAGCTTTTTGATAATAGATGACTACATGATGTTTGTTGCAAGATGAACACGGTTTCTTAATCTGTGCATCTAAACGTGGAAAACTGGTGTGACCAAATAATGAAGCACTCAAGTTTTACTGAAACCGAAGCTTATATAGCTAACACTTAGGTTGACTATGTTTTTTTTTCACGTTGATGAAAGAATGACACAAGTGACAAGGGATAACTATAACTACACACAGTAACATGGTACAGGGCTTTTACCAAGGTGAAGCTTCTGGTATTGTCAAAAATGGGAAAAAAATAAACTTCGTCACTGAGTCATAAGAGAAACAAACTAGAATTACTACAAGAACCGAAACTTTAGTAACTCAACTGATTGACAGAAGTGAACTTTAGTAACTCAACTGAATGACAAGCGAAACTTTAGTAATTCAACTGATTGCTCAAAACGCTTGATTTGGACGACTGCATAAAATTGATAATTTAACTCGATCAGCTTTTAAAGTTGATTTAACTGCTGGCATTGTAGAAGTTTTTGAGAAGGGCTTTAGTTCAATCTCTATTGCCTAAACGATGGCCAATTTCAACCTTTAATGACTCGAGAACGAAAAGATATCAGTACAACTATTCCATAATAGAATACCAATCACGGCCGTGTTTACCACCTGCATTTGCAAAGTTTATAAACCACAAATATCGCCATCTGCTTCTGACTAGCAACATCAATGGACGTGACCAAATAATCATTCATAAGTTTGTACTTTACAACACTAAGCCAAAACACTGTAACGAGCAAGAAAGTAGAGGGTCGTAGAGAACAATTTACATAGGCAAAAAACTGTCAATCCTACACTCATTTATATACAGGCAAACATCTATGTCAGATGTTATAAGTTATATACACCTGGACTGAAAAAAATGATAGCAGTTGCTTCATCAAAAAATAATGGTACAATAACAGTTCCGGAGCATATGTTGTGAGGCATAGTCACATAATTATCTAGCAGCTAAAGAAACAAGAAGGAAAACGTAGTCACAACTCACAATGCTCTGCTAGCTGCTTCTTGTATGTAAGTGGTGGCTTCCTCTTCCGAGAGCTGCTTTCCTTCTACCAACCCTCTAATCAGATTATTGGCATATTCTTTAGATGGTTTGCACGTAAGTACGTTACCTGATTTGAAGTTATCAATATCTGAGAGTCGGCATCTGATAGAGAAGCAGAAAGGTGCTGGATGAGATTCAATTTCACAAtatacatttttttttaaaaagagcaTACAAAATAAAAGGCAGCATGCTTACGTCATTGTCAAAATAGGAAGACCATTCTCCTTCCCAAGGTAAAGAACATTATGGTACCAGCCATTCTACATGAGAGTCAAGCAACATCATACCATGAGAAAAACCATCTAGCTCAGAGTTATGTCAAGCAAAGACCAGATGTCTGGGGCAGGGGGTAGGAATAAGACTACTCGAAGAGCATCTTAACTAATTTCTCAAACTGAAAAAAGGTCTCCAGGATAGGAATTTTTCATGATAAGTTGACAACATAGGGTAGAGTTGAAAAGTTGACAATATTGGCATATTCTGTAGCAGCTGACAACATAGGCTAGAGTTGGAAAGACTACATTTTGATGAAAAATCAGCTTCAATATAATTAGGTAAGAGATAAATGAGTGCCCAAAAGATTAGTAAATATTCCTCACTGACTCACAGGTTACCCAAGTAGTTGACTCACAGGTTACCCATGTAGTTGTTCGCTCGGGAATTCTAGTGAGACGAAGAAACAGAATTGTATGCCAAAGCAAAATATAAGCTAATCCAATGAGGCCATATTTGATTGCTTAGATTTGGATGGAAGAAAAAATATTCTGTCCTGCTACTAAGCTTTGTTATGTTTGATGCATGAACGGATAACCATAGTGTAGCCCCAAGATTTTTACATTCTTTTTGACGCAATTCATCTTTTGctatcaatcaatcaactaccTCTCAATCCTAAATCAGCTGGGGGTGACAAAATGAGTCCTTTTTCTGCTCTATTGGTTCATTtcatttcaatagtaaataatTTGTTCCGCAAATTCAGGGTTCACTAAATCTCACCCTTATCCCTACATGGTTAACTTGTTAGTACATGTGTAACAGATACCCAGGAGAGCACATCCTCACGAATTCATTACAATGACGCAAACCTACCAGGAGAGGATTCATCAATACTCTTAACTATTTTAGCTAGCCGTCAACCTACCACAATGTTCCTCCTTTATACTTCTTATCCTTCACTGTCAACATAAAATTTTCCATCCATCACACAGGAGTAGTAATTGTTCTATCCCAATACCTAACTGCATTAGCAAACACATCCTAGAAATGGTTATTACTGAACTAATTAGCAGAAAATATACAGTTATATTTATGCTACCATGTTTTTAAGCCAATCTGAATCTTACAGTTTTGAACCATTAGATGCTAACTATTTGAGCCATTAATATGGGGGTGTAGGAATAATAGACAATCTAATGCTTGAATATCTTAAAGGCCCAAGCTAGCACAAAAGATTGAACTTACTGTAGGTATTCCATGCGTTTGAACCAACTCTTTTGCGCTTCATTACAATTACACAGATTGCATCTAAAGAATAACTCATGAGAATAATACAGAGATAATAACACACCTTGACAGCCTCTGCTGAAACACATTTGCTGTTTTCAATAGATTGTAAGTCAGTCATGTCAAACAAAGGGGAGTTCATGTCAAAGTTCGAAACATTCTCTTGAAGTAAAACATCATTAAATTGCTCAAGCCTgtaataaagaaaaaagaaatattaaGTTATAGTTCTAAATCACCAAGAGCCGACAAAGGTCTTTTTATTAAAAAATGCCAACAAAATGGCGAACTCCTAATTATCACTAAAGGAGAAATCATTGCAGATAAAGGAAGGAATCACATACGTTATCCTATATAGGCACATATAAGCTTTTTCGTCACTGTTGCTTTCAGGGTGAAGAAAAGCAACCCCACCCGGACCCCATGTAGCTGTACGCTCGCGGGCAAAGAACAGACGATGGGGAAAAGTTTTCCATATGATCTCCTTTGGCTTGCGTTTATCCAACGAACCAATACATGGCTTTTGCATGCCTTCCACCTGAAGTCATTTTGTTGTCATGAAATGCAAAAAAGAATGTCGTGTCGAGCTGAAAGCTCAATACTATTTAGGCTTTCTCCAGCATCACTCTCAGGTTAACATTAGACTAGTTTCTTATCTTAAGATGCCTGACTAACTGAGAATCATTATGGTTTTGTGAAATAATTACAACCGACTGTGCAAGCTGCAAACCATTTCAAATTGGTAATATACTTGGCAAACTTTCTACATTATTAATCCTAGTAAGAAATGTTTTTGTATCATCAGTTCTAAATGCACTAGGTAGCTGTTTTTTTTTGTAGAAACATATTTGATAATTTATTCAGAAATTTCTCAAACATTAGAAGAACTTTTGCATTTTTGCTTGCTACTGTAGAATACATGTATTCGGATTTTGCATGAGGTAAGTTTAAAGATCATTCTGAAATTTGGGGAAGGAAGATGAGGTGGAAGTTCAGAAGAAACCAAAAATAAGCTGTTTATTGTGTGTCACGGGTTACTACTCCATGATGCAGAAGATTTATAAAGAAGATAAGCAGTTCAGAGAATGCATGATAGCTATACCTGTCCTCCTGCAATATAGCAAAGGAACCTTGATTGATACATATTTGACCCAAATGTGGCATACCATATATCAATCTTCGAAAGCTCTGCCCTCCAAGTGTGAGAAATTGTGCATGCTTGACCTATGTAAACGCAAAGATCATGAAAAGTCATCTTCATAAATAAAAGAACAACTTCTCGCGAGGTAAACATAATATTAAACTTGTTACGACTGTACCATCATTAACTTTCAGGTCTGAAAATGGTTGTATGATATTCTCAATATCCTTCTCGAGTTCTTGTGATACCGTATGAGGAGTGGTATCGTACTCATCTTCAGAATCAGAGCTAACGACCTGAAATAAAGTAAGAAAATTTACTAAAGTTGATGCAGAAACAAGTTTACTGCATCAATGAGAAGAATCTGAAATGATATTAAAGGTACAAGGAGCAACAAAAGCATAAGTTTTCCGGAGGATTTCATGGTGATACATTGTGATTTTTTTGTATGGATGAAAAGCTCATTTATTTCGGGAAGCATAATAAAGCTTGATAATCCATCCAAAATGTCAATATCTAACTGTCACTCGCACACAAGGCATCCATTGGTTAGTATGTGTGACCTCATACCTTTAAGTCTGCAGAATTCCTTGCCAGCACTAACTCTAGTAACTGAACTACTTATCGGTTAGTTCACACCAAGCAATGAACTTAGGAATCATGGTACCAAAATGATCCCCTGGACTTGCCATCCACGGACATGGCAACCAAAAGTAGAACTTGGCAAAGAGGGTCTTTTACTACTATGATTGCCAAAATGACATTATGTTATCACAACAAAGGAGTTCAATAATTCCAACTGATATCAGCAATTCAAGTTCCATTAATGGAGGGCTCTGCTCAAGGCACACCTATCATGATTTCATTCTAATTGATAGTTTTCATCTCACTCTGTCGGTAATAGAACATTTATGAGACCAGGTGCCTCCTATGAACCTTGAAGCTACAGTATGTGGAGGTTTAAGCAAAGTCTACATCCCATGGCAGACAATTTCTAACGTGCTAAAATATTCTAAACTCAACAGCAGATTACTCAATGCATCACAATATTTTCTCCATCTCTTCTATCTCTTGTTTTTCATTTTaactatttttgatttttttaaagttgTTCTTATTTTTATAATGATAACAAATAAAGCAAAAAAGCACATACTTCATGCCTAAATATATGCCTGCTGTCATTGTGTCTTCCACCTTCTAAACACAGGCTCCAACAACTTGTGTAGGAGAAATTGTTCAAGAGAAGGCTATTGATGATactaaaataagaaaaagaaatctGACCTGAATGTAAGGAGTTGTCATACTAGTTGTTTTCTCCGTTAATCTCTCTGCAAGTGGTTGCCAAAATGCACTCAACTTGTCACGTACCTGAACGCATTTATGGTGTACAAGGAAAAACTGAGTACACAAGCCTTAAACCGTAAGGCCAAAATGTTACTCCTAATGTGCAGGCAATTTGGCTAACTGACACAAAAATCAGTCTGCAAGATGCTTTATGAATATGAAatagataaaaagaaaaaaaaagggaggAGGCAGGGGAATGGGCTAGGGCAGAAACATCCTTACAGCCTGTATCACTCGCCATGTGGATTCAAATGGATATGCCTCGGAAGATCCAGCAATCGGTTTTTGCTGTAGTAACACTTCAATACAAGCTTGGACAGAATTTGCTATAGACTCCAGATTATATCCACCTTCAAGTGCCATTACAATCTTGCCTCCGGCAAACTCCAAcaactaaaatatgcaaattaaAAAGGTAAGTATAATTTCTAAATATGTACTTTATAGAAACAAATcacaagaaaaggaaaaaacaagCATATATTCACATGCCATTGGATAAATGCAGGAGGAAAGACATAAATGGAAGAAAAGTAAGAATATCATTAACAAGAAATCAAAGACTACTTGCGACAGTTACTTAGAGCTCACCTTGTGCAACATCACAGAATATCCATATGGACTAACACGACATCCACCAAGAGGATCACCAATAGCTATTCATATCAAAACATTAAAACTGTTAAGACTATGATGCCAATCTGAATAGAAGTTCAACAAATACATGTAACATGTGAGCAAGATTAAAAAGTAATTTAAACTGTTTGTTAGGGAATTTTACTGTGTCTCGTGTCACGGAAGCTATTTCCATTTCAGCCACAATAACCAATGAAAAAAGGTCTTGACAAGAAATCTATTGAAGATTCACAAACTAACACGTGTATGGGAAACCAATCTCCAAAATTTATGCAAAACGAAATGGGATATCTTAACAGATGTACAAGACAGGTTTCTGCATCAATATCGCTAGAATAATCATTTAATACAAATGAAAAAGGGTTAAATATTGAAATAAAAACGAAAAAGGGCTTGTCTGGAAATACAAATAGCAGTAATCACGCCACTTTTTCCCAGTAAGCACATGTTCCTAAGATCCTAATGTTCAATACTCGATAGTATTTGAAAGGCATATTGTATGCAAAACATCAATCATTCCAGTTACAAGGACAAGGCATTATGAACCAGACACATTCAGGCATTATCCTATCTTTATCCCAAAGCTAAACATAAGAATCATCTGTCTTTGAGAAACCAATATTAAATAACAAAGTCAAGAAGATTTTGAGCTATCAAGTTTAGTATGGACAGTTTTTAAGGACACCAGTGATTATACTTGCAGCACTAACTAATTCAAAAAATGAATTATCACTAAAAAGTGGAGTTGATTAATCTCATAGGGCAAGGAAAATGAAGTTTACGTTATATAAAGGGAAGTCCAAGTCATGTTTAATATAAAACATGAAACTACAAATCAcgtaaaagaaaaataattttttaaaagtgaaaaagaaaattgaagcaaGCACTGTATCATGCATGCAAGCTGTAAAGCCCcttgaaattttataattaattcgGGTTAATTTTAAGTTTGAGAATACAATTTAACTAAACCCGAGTTATGCAAGATTACATGAATGGAACAACTTATTAGAATGCTCAGGGATAATTATTTTATTGATGGTTGAGTATTGGATTAATGGGAACTAATAAGTCATCAAACTCACTAGAAAAATATTAAGTTACAAAGAAGTGAGTGTTTGGACTAATATTCATGGGAACACTTGGATATGATTTTTATACAATGGGATAAGTGTTGAAGCTATATAGAAACTTAaggaaattaaaataaaaagtaacGTGATGGTTGGCTAGAAGAGATGCTAAAGCTTTGAATTATAATTTGTCACTAGAGACAAATGATATTTTATATGGAGAACTGAATGCAATATCTTGTACATGAATTGGGGGACAACTTCACAAAAGATTCAAGAAGGAATAATGCTGAAATTATAAAGGAGTGGAATGGGATTGGAAACAGGGAATGATTGGTTGGCCAAACAAAGGAAATTAGGCAAAAGCCTTCAGGTATGCAAAAGTGAGGCAGTGAACTCAGTTGAAAACGCCAAAGTCGGCGTCCCAAAATATGACTGAAAAAGCAGGGACGCGCGCGGTGATCATGCGGCGCGTCCCCTGCAACGTGCTTCGACTGGAGCCTTTAATAGGCATTTCGGGTGAGAgcattttatttattttggttCAAGTCTTTAAGGTGAGAACTTAATACCCTCTTTGTTAAATTTGGTCCTTTAATTTCATCTCCTAGTACTCCAACTACATGGAATTCATAGATTTTGAAGAATTTCTCAAGAGCATTTCAAGAACACAAGTTTTGAAATTTTAGGGTTTGACAAAGAGGTAATCCCTCCACTTCATTTTTATACGTTATAGTCCATGGACTTAGTAGAGTATATTTAtgaagaaagatttatatttaagcATCTATTCATGAAATCTTAGAAAGCTAGTCTTGAATTAACAAGTTTGTAGGTAGAGAAGATGAATAGTGTTGGGTTTGTTTGAATGATGTCATTTTGAGCTTCTAATGGAACGACTAGATTCCATAACACGTTTAGTGGATGAATTAGAGTTAAAACCCAAGGATTAACCTTTAAATGGTGAGATAAGGATTTTTGTGAAACTTGAAATTGGACCAAGTGTTAGACACTTAGTTGATTTGGTTTGTATTGTTGCGACGCGTTATTGATATATGTGAGCTCATAAATGTAGATTCTGAATTGTTGACGTCGTTGAGCTTTTGGGTAAGATTTGGAAAGCGacttgaggtaagttgattaaaacttactctgcTTGAGGAATTTTCTCTAAACATGTCTTGACTTGGTACATGAGATTGTTCGTAAATATGTATCCGTACTCGTGGGGACCAGCGAGAAAGGATGTCGCCATGTGTTTTTGAGTCGTGTTGCATATGAAGTGGTGCCATGTTGTTTtcaaaatcttattttcaaaaacTTGTTGCAAATGACACTTCAGGCAAACGTTATAAGTTTTATTTAAAACTTatgttgatgataaaagagatTAAATATTTGAGTTCTATTGTTACCTTTGTTTTATAAAATGAGAAATGTAATATTTCTAAAATCTTTATATTTCGAAGTAGCACTTGTTAAACCTTTAAGGATTGaaatctcatttttttttattgcTTCATATAAAATGAGAAAAGATATTCATTTGATTTGTTCAAACAATTTGGATTGACTATAAACGTCATGATTTGATAAAATAGATACTTTGAGGCTTCTTGGCTATGAATTATTTTTGGAGtatcaaatgttttgggagttacttgtatTCACCAAGATTGGCTTTGAATATATCGTGTTTGTTTTcgtgaaactacatgtgccggtgtaggcgtagatgaCCACTTTGTGATATGGACTACGGCAGAGCATCCTCCTTGAGAGGATGTTATTTGTGCTATTACTAACATGATTGAGTTGATTCGTACGACACTgcgatgagacgacctgagcaagtagggtatatgatacttgccgctaggtacataacctagttgaccttcttgtgtcggtgatggtatagtactctcGGTGAAAGATAAAAGATGATTTTCTTATGtataggcctaaggagccgaaagtgatttcaatgacttaataAAGCTGAAATGGTTTTGCATGATTTTATTAGAATCATCGGTTGATATAAGTATTTaaaaagtttgtatcatgttttacattttactagtctttttatttaaaataataaagtatgaacTGGTGTAAGGGTTTATCGCTTTATATAAAGTGTTGGTTGCATATGTTTTATAAAGCCTTGTCCCAGGAACtcgagttagagagagtctatgacacttaatGAGTACCATGGTGGCGTACTCAGCCCTCAGGAGCCCCTCTCCAGGGTCTCGCTTTCTTTACATGTTTTCAGGATGACATGTGGCATGTGATGGGCGGAtgaggctaggatgactctctttccaaGGTATATAGTGAGGCACCATTTCTATTTCGTGGTAGCTGTCGTATCGATCTTACTTTCTTCTGGTTGGGGTTTGTCCCAAGTATTTATTCTATCCTCGTGTCATAGAGATTCCATAGACAATTGTCATAACTTTGGATTATAATTGAGAATTATTCATATTGCATGCATGAAAGAAATATTGACATTTTTATGTATTTTCAATTATTGAAAATGGTGGATTTAAAGATTATGTTTCATGTATGgtcttaattatttaaaataattgtgTTTTCTAAAAGGCTTCCGCATGCATCTATTAGGCATATAGATGAGTATTCTTGTACGGGTTGGTCCACTCGGGTTGGGTAGTATGCCGAGTGCCGGTCACGtagttttaggtcgtgacacaaGCATAATAAAGAATCAACAAATTGGTAGCAAATAAATACCGTAAAATGTTGTAAAAGCCTTAAGAAACGAAAATCAAAACTGAGAGAAAAATGATGAGAAGACCCACGGAGAATAAAATCATGCTCTAGCTAACCTGCATCAAATCCTGCAGAGATCAGGATGATGTCAGGACCAAATTCTTTGGCAACAGGAATCAAGACATGATCCCACACAGCAAGATAGTCTGCATCACCACAGCGGCCATTCTCCCAAGGAACATTTATATTATATCCTGCACCTGGCCCTTCACCAGTCATGACATGTGACCCATCTTCACCACCAGGATAAAAACTTCCAAAATCgtgcctaaattttttttttttagagagaaaaaaagagagggACTAATTAAGACCAGCAATGGTACATAATATACACCTTAAGAGACTAAATTCAGCTTTTGTTATATAATCATCTTTATTTACATCCCGAAGCCTTCAAGCGCTAGAGAAATACCATAAAGACTACACAAGGATTCGAAAGGAGAGAATATAGAAGGGTGAAGTTTGAGTCAAAAATCTTTTCTCGAAGCTCTAGATTTTTTCTATCTAGAGTGCCACATTTGAATGGATAAACAAATATGAGTAGCAATTAGGAGATTTCACATGCGTACCTATGCACAGAAAAAAAGAGGATTCGAGGGTCATCCCAGAACATCTTTTGAGTGCCATTTCCATGATGGACATCCCAATCAACAATCAAAATTTTCTTAATCCCCAAATCAGGCTGCAAGGAAATTAACCGTACTACATATAAAATCTTTGAGTTGATTCAGAAAACTGTTCAAAGTTTTGAATCCACCTTATGTTTGATGAACTGAAACAAACTCTTACTCTTTCATCCAAGAGATAACGTGTTGCTATAGCAACATTGTTGTACAAACAAAATCCCATTGGTTCATTTTCTTCAGCATGATGTCCAGGAGGCCTAACAACGGCAAAGGCAGAGTCTAGTTCTCCTTCAGCAACTTTCTCAGCAACCTATGTTATTCATACACACATGATTAAAGCCTTATAATAGTGTCATAGAAGCAGCAAAAGAATCAAGAAAATTAGAGGACTACCAGCAATTGATCATCACATTAAAGCCCGTATAAGAATTGCCCAAAAATTCCGTATTACATTGTCCAAAGAGCATCTAACAGCAGGTGCTTAATCAGTGGCCTTCATTCGAAATTACACTGCCGCAGAAGCGCAAACTAATTTTTTGCATACATTTAATCCCTttgaaatatatattaaaaaagaaGAGCTTTCTGCCAAAA
Encoded proteins:
- the LOC104091404 gene encoding histone deacetylase 5; translation: MASNSRRVGLIYDDRMCKHFDPDDQYHPENPNRIRSIWKKLESSGINQRCIVMNGKEAEDKDIALVHTKAHIDLIRNISSKKIGLKRNKIAAKFNSIYFNEGSSEAAYLSAGSVIQVAEKVAEGELDSAFAVVRPPGHHAEENEPMGFCLYNNVAIATRYLLDERPDLGIKKILIVDWDVHHGNGTQKMFWDDPRILFFSVHRHDFGSFYPGGEDGSHVMTGEGPGAGYNINVPWENGRCGDADYLAVWDHVLIPVAKEFGPDIILISAGFDAAIGDPLGGCRVSPYGYSVMLHKLLEFAGGKIVMALEGGYNLESIANSVQACIEVLLQQKPIAGSSEAYPFESTWRVIQAVRDKLSAFWQPLAERLTEKTTSMTTPYIQVVSSDSEDEYDTTPHTVSQELEKDIENIIQPFSDLKVNDGQACTISHTWRAELSKIDIWYATFGSNMYQSRFLCYIAGGQVEGMQKPCIGSLDKRKPKEIIWKTFPHRLFFARERTATWGPGGVAFLHPESNSDEKAYMCLYRITLEQFNDVLLQENVSNFDMNSPLFDMTDLQSIENSKCVSAEAVKNGWYHNVLYLGKENGLPILTMTCRLSDIDNFKSGNVLTCKPSKEYANNLIRGLVEGKQLSEEEATTYIQEAASRAL
- the LOC104091405 gene encoding DNAJ protein JJJ1 homolog, whose amino-acid sequence is MASSEKRCLYEVLGVNRDCTPDEIRSAYRRLALQRHPDKLVKSGVPESEATAAFQELVNAYEVLSDARERAWYDSHRSQILFSSNSGPTNSSNSGSVPDLFSFFSNSVYSGYSDKGKGFYKVYGDLFEKIYQNDLNFARTLGIGFPKEAPLMGNLDSPYAQVTAFYNYWLGFVTVMDFCWVDQYDVMAGPNRKSRRVMEEENKKLRKKARREYNETVRGLAEFVKKRDKRVIDMQMKRNEEMERKREKERERKEELEREKVEKAKKYVEPDWAKAEELENEEIEEEWDEDGKKKADENELYCVVCSKKFKSEKQWKNHEQSKKHKEKVAALREAFDDEDCEYEGLVEDGVSEEQKVADGDRTSDLSADDGVDELAEQFEGSTRIQEDEREDDEVQSSNEDETTSQGLDDGLNYRSGSDSKVVADELGLDDDEASVLEAMVSGRKSRKNAGPAGSRQISAKNVKGETSNEEMDFMEYNNLRSTRRNRGGRRQRNRRPQEEEDEEGGGGDVRSYATKVGVNTELDSAYNESSAFQEPSSESPAETANDHKGSDLSRNSEKVSSQGMDKKTTAKKEKNTKSKDATKGRKQKGTSKFSSNSCETCGEEFDTRNQLHKHLGATGHAKLKSR